In Oryza sativa Japonica Group chromosome 3, ASM3414082v1, one DNA window encodes the following:
- the LOC4332560 gene encoding wound-induced protein 1, with product MMRLLTGADHGESRFLFSPRSVDAFGSTVIAEGTDDTRQLYWVHAWTVGPDGVITQLREYFNTDLTVTRLSASAAKTTAAISSSNSNHASSSAPPPPPSKPKCLWQSRRADRAHKSLPGLVLAI from the coding sequence ATGATGCGCCTCCTCACCGGCGCCGACCACGGCGAGTCAAGGTTCCTCTTCTCCCCTCGCTCCGTCGACGCCTTCGGCTCCACCGTCATCGCCGAGGGCACCGACGACACCCGCCAGCTCTACTGGGTGCACGCCTGGACCGTCGGCCCCGATGGGGTAATCACCCAGCTCAGGGAGTACTTCAACACCGACCTCACCGTCACCcgcctctccgcctccgccgccaagACCACCGCCGCCATTTCTTCCTCCAACTCCAACCACGCCTCCtcttcggcgccgccgccgccgccgtccaagcCCAAGTGCCTGTGGcagagccgccgcgccgaccgcGCGCACAAGTCGCTGCCGGGCCTCGTCCTCGCCATCTAA